In one Canis lupus dingo isolate Sandy chromosome 16, ASM325472v2, whole genome shotgun sequence genomic region, the following are encoded:
- the SLC20A2 gene encoding sodium-dependent phosphate transporter 2 isoform X3, whose translation MDNVVREKRVREESYHLLLSIGLILCRKSPALGGSAVWQLIASFLRLPISGTHCIVGSTIGFSLVAIGTQGVQWMELVKIVASWFISPLLSGFMSGVLFVLIRIFILKKEDPVPNGLRALPVFYAATIAINVFSIMYTGAPVLGLVLPIWAIALISFGVALLFALFVWLFVCPWMRRKIAGKLQKEAALSRVSDESLNKIQEVESPVFKELPGAKANDDSTVPLTGLAEEPAGTSEGTTVGNHPRASYGRALSMTHGSARSPISNGTFGFDGHARGDAHVYHTVHKDSGLYKDLLHRMHADRGPEERPTQESSARLLRRNNSYTCYTAAICGLPVHATFKAAESSSAAEDSEKLVGDAVSYSKKRLRYDSYSSYCNAVAEAEIEADEGGVEMKLASELADPDQPREDPAEDEKEEKDTAEVHLLFHFLQVLTACFGSFAHGGNDVSNAIGPLVALWLIYEQGAVLQEAVTPVWLLFYGGVGICTGLWVWGRRVIQTMGKDLTPITPSSGFTIELASAFTVVIASNVGLPVSTTHCKVGSVVAVGWIRSRKAVDWRLFRNIFVAWFVTVPVAGLFSAAIMALLMYGILPYV comes from the exons ATGGATAATGTGGTTAGGGAGAAGAGGGTTAGAGAGGAATCCTACCACCTTCTGCTCTCAATAGGACTTATCCTTTGTAGGAAGAGTCCTGCGTTGGGAG GTTCAGCTGTTTGGCAGCTGATTGCATCCTTCCTGAGACTTCCAATTTCAGGAACTCATTGCATTGTTGGTTCTACTATAGGATTCTCACTTGTTGCGATTGGTACACAAGGTGTGCAGTGGATGGAACTCGTCAAGATTG ttGCTTCTTGGTTTATATCTCCACTGTTGTCTGGTTTCATGTCTGGCGTGCTGTTTGTACTGATCAGAATTTTCATCTTAAAGAAG GAGGACCCTGTTCCCAATGGCCTCCGGGCACTCCCAGTGTTCTATGCTGCTACAATAGCAATAAACGTGTTTTCCATCATGTACACAGGAGCGCCAG TGCTTGGTCTGGTCCTTCCCATATGGGCAATAGCACTCATCTCGTTTGGTGTCGCGCTGCTGTTTGCCCTTTTTGTATGGCTCTTTGTGTGTCCATGGATGCGGAGGAAAATAGCAG GCAAATTACAAAAAGAAGCTGCTTTATCACGAGTGTCTGATGAAAGCCTCAATAAAATTCAGGAAGTGGAGTCCCCAGTATTTAAAGAGCTACCAGGTGCCAAGGCCAATGATGACAGCACCGTCCCTCTCACAGGGCTGGCTGAGGAGCCGGCTGGGACCTCGGAAGGCACAACAGTGGGAAACCACCCCCGGGCCTCCTACG GCCGGGCGCTGTCCATGACCCACGGCTCCGCACGCTCGCCCATCTCCAACGGCACCTTCGGCTTCGACGGGCACGCGAGGGGCGACGCGCACGTGTACCACACGGTCCACAAGGACTCGGGGCTCTACAAGGACTTGCTGCACAGGATGCACGCGGACAGGGGCCCCGAGGAGAGGCCCACCCAGGAGAGCAGCGCCCGGCTGCTGCGCCGCAACAACAGCTACACCTGCTACACCGCCGCCATCTGTGGGCTGCCCGTGCACGCCACCTTCAAGGCCGCCGAGTCGTCCTCGGCTGCAGAGGACAGCGAGAAGCTGGTGGGTGACGCCGTGTCCTACTCGAAGAAGAGGCTTCGCTACGACAGCTACTCGAGCTACTGCAACGCCGTAGCGGAGGCCGAGATCGAGGCGGATGAGGGAGGCGTGGAAATGAAGCTGGCGTCCGAGCTGGCGGATCCCGACCAGCCCCGAGAGGACCCTGCGGAGGacgagaaggaggagaaggacacAGCCGAGGTCCACCTCCTGTTCCACTTCCTGCAGGTCCTCACCGCCTGCTTCGGGTCCTTCGCGCACGGTGGCAATGATGTAAG tAATGCCATTGGTCCCCTGGTGGCTTTGTGGCTGATTTACGAGCAAGGCGCAGTCCTGCAAGAGGCAGTTACCCCTGTTTGGCTGCTGTTTTATGGAGGAGTTGGCATCTGTACAGGCCTGTGGGTCTGGGGCAGAAGAGTGATCCAGACCATGGGCAAGGACCTCACACCCATCACGCCCTCCAG CGGCTTCACCATCGAGCTGGCCTCTGCCTTCACAGTCGTGATTGCCTCCAACGTCGGGCTTCCCGTCAGCACCACGCACTGCAAG GTGGGCTCAGTGGTGGCCGTGGGCTGGATCCGCTCCCGGAAGGCTGTGGACTGGCGCCTCTTCCGGAACATCTTCGTGGCCTGGTTTGTGACTGTGCCCGTGGCTGGGTTGTTCAGTGCTGCTATCATGGCTCTCCTCATGTACGGGATCCTTCCATACGTGTGA
- the SLC20A2 gene encoding sodium-dependent phosphate transporter 2 isoform X4, which translates to MDNVVREKRVREESYHLLLSIGLILCRKSPALGGFSLVAIGTQGVQWMELVKIVASWFISPLLSGFMSGVLFVLIRIFILKKEDPVPNGLRALPVFYAATIAINVFSIMYTGAPVLGLVLPIWAIALISFGVALLFALFVWLFVCPWMRRKIAGKLQKEAALSRVSDESLNKIQEVESPVFKELPGAKANDDSTVPLTGLAEEPAGTSEGTTVGNHPRASYGRALSMTHGSARSPISNGTFGFDGHARGDAHVYHTVHKDSGLYKDLLHRMHADRGPEERPTQESSARLLRRNNSYTCYTAAICGLPVHATFKAAESSSAAEDSEKLVGDAVSYSKKRLRYDSYSSYCNAVAEAEIEADEGGVEMKLASELADPDQPREDPAEDEKEEKDTAEVHLLFHFLQVLTACFGSFAHGGNDVSNAIGPLVALWLIYEQGAVLQEAVTPVWLLFYGGVGICTGLWVWGRRVIQTMGKDLTPITPSSGFTIELASAFTVVIASNVGLPVSTTHCKVGSVVAVGWIRSRKAVDWRLFRNIFVAWFVTVPVAGLFSAAIMALLMYGILPYV; encoded by the exons ATGGATAATGTGGTTAGGGAGAAGAGGGTTAGAGAGGAATCCTACCACCTTCTGCTCTCAATAGGACTTATCCTTTGTAGGAAGAGTCCTGCGTTGGGAG GATTCTCACTTGTTGCGATTGGTACACAAGGTGTGCAGTGGATGGAACTCGTCAAGATTG ttGCTTCTTGGTTTATATCTCCACTGTTGTCTGGTTTCATGTCTGGCGTGCTGTTTGTACTGATCAGAATTTTCATCTTAAAGAAG GAGGACCCTGTTCCCAATGGCCTCCGGGCACTCCCAGTGTTCTATGCTGCTACAATAGCAATAAACGTGTTTTCCATCATGTACACAGGAGCGCCAG TGCTTGGTCTGGTCCTTCCCATATGGGCAATAGCACTCATCTCGTTTGGTGTCGCGCTGCTGTTTGCCCTTTTTGTATGGCTCTTTGTGTGTCCATGGATGCGGAGGAAAATAGCAG GCAAATTACAAAAAGAAGCTGCTTTATCACGAGTGTCTGATGAAAGCCTCAATAAAATTCAGGAAGTGGAGTCCCCAGTATTTAAAGAGCTACCAGGTGCCAAGGCCAATGATGACAGCACCGTCCCTCTCACAGGGCTGGCTGAGGAGCCGGCTGGGACCTCGGAAGGCACAACAGTGGGAAACCACCCCCGGGCCTCCTACG GCCGGGCGCTGTCCATGACCCACGGCTCCGCACGCTCGCCCATCTCCAACGGCACCTTCGGCTTCGACGGGCACGCGAGGGGCGACGCGCACGTGTACCACACGGTCCACAAGGACTCGGGGCTCTACAAGGACTTGCTGCACAGGATGCACGCGGACAGGGGCCCCGAGGAGAGGCCCACCCAGGAGAGCAGCGCCCGGCTGCTGCGCCGCAACAACAGCTACACCTGCTACACCGCCGCCATCTGTGGGCTGCCCGTGCACGCCACCTTCAAGGCCGCCGAGTCGTCCTCGGCTGCAGAGGACAGCGAGAAGCTGGTGGGTGACGCCGTGTCCTACTCGAAGAAGAGGCTTCGCTACGACAGCTACTCGAGCTACTGCAACGCCGTAGCGGAGGCCGAGATCGAGGCGGATGAGGGAGGCGTGGAAATGAAGCTGGCGTCCGAGCTGGCGGATCCCGACCAGCCCCGAGAGGACCCTGCGGAGGacgagaaggaggagaaggacacAGCCGAGGTCCACCTCCTGTTCCACTTCCTGCAGGTCCTCACCGCCTGCTTCGGGTCCTTCGCGCACGGTGGCAATGATGTAAG tAATGCCATTGGTCCCCTGGTGGCTTTGTGGCTGATTTACGAGCAAGGCGCAGTCCTGCAAGAGGCAGTTACCCCTGTTTGGCTGCTGTTTTATGGAGGAGTTGGCATCTGTACAGGCCTGTGGGTCTGGGGCAGAAGAGTGATCCAGACCATGGGCAAGGACCTCACACCCATCACGCCCTCCAG CGGCTTCACCATCGAGCTGGCCTCTGCCTTCACAGTCGTGATTGCCTCCAACGTCGGGCTTCCCGTCAGCACCACGCACTGCAAG GTGGGCTCAGTGGTGGCCGTGGGCTGGATCCGCTCCCGGAAGGCTGTGGACTGGCGCCTCTTCCGGAACATCTTCGTGGCCTGGTTTGTGACTGTGCCCGTGGCTGGGTTGTTCAGTGCTGCTATCATGGCTCTCCTCATGTACGGGATCCTTCCATACGTGTGA